TTACCTGTTGATCAAATTACGTACGGAGACATTTTAACAGAGGTGCCCAAATTTTTAGCTAGCAATCGCAAGATGAGTATTATTAGTGTGAACCCACAAATTGCCCTTGAGGCTAAAAAATATCCGAGTGTTGTTGACTTGATTGAAAAAAGTACTCATCGTATTCCAGATGGTATTGGAATTGTTTTGGTATCAAAAATGACCGGTGGTAAAATAAAAGAACGTGTAGCGGGCTTTGATTTAATGGTAAAACTTTTGGAATATGCCGATAAAACACAGAAAAAGTGTTTTTTTTATGGTGCTAAACCGGAAATTTTAAAAAGCACTATCAAAAATATTCATAAAGATTATCCAAATTTAATCGTTGCCGGCAGCATCGACGGCTACACGAAAATGACAAATCATGAAATTGTTACCCAGATGAATGCTGTACAGCCAGATTTTGTTTTTGTCGCCTTAGGATTTCCGCGCCAAGAACTTTGGCTAGCAGAAAATATGGCTAGTGTAAATGGTCGTGTCTTTCAGGATGTTGGTGGGAGCTTTGATGTTTTAAGCGGACATGTTAAACGCGCACCAGAGTTTTTTATTAAAACACATTTAGAATGGCTATATCGTTCACTAAGTAATCCTACGCGAATTGGACGAATTGTACAGTTGCCAATTTTTGCAGTAAAAAGTTTGTGGTGGAAGATGAGGAATGGGGGAAGAGACTAGATTATAGTCAACTATGATGAAAATTGGAATTATTGGTTACGATATTTTTGGTACTGGTGGAACGAAACGAAGTAATTTGAATCTGATCAATGAGTTTTCTATACACGGTGATGAAATTATTTTTTTTAACTTACTTCCATTTAGTAACAAGCAAGTTAAGAGTATTCAGAGCGATTTGGAGATGCCTAAAAATATTTCATTTTTTTCATTACAGCAATTTCCCAATGTTATTGCGTGTGATAGCTACATATTGACTCGTGAAAGTATGTTTAGTTTTGCACGGTATATTAAATTTATGTGGCCAAGGGCTGTTGTAGTAGGAGAAGTCCATGCACCGCTAGATTTAATTGAACCTGAATTAGATCTTGGAACGGATGCAATTGATGTTTATCGAGTTGCTACAGAAAACATTAAAAAGCGATTTATGAAACGGCTAAATTTGAATAATGTCGTTTCATTTCCAATTAGTGGTAGACATATTGATTTTTCTGAAAAAGAAATTCAAAAAAACAACAAATTAATTAACTTTGTAATTTATTCGCGTTTTGATGAACGTCAAAAAGATATTAGTTATGCAATAAAGTTAGTTGATTATCTAGTTCACGGGCTAGGAAATAATAAAATAAGATTATTTTTGAATGGAACTGGAAAAGCGGAAGGTTTTTACCGGAAATTAATCACTTTTTATAAGTTAACAGATTATGTTTTCATTAATCAAACAATGCCAGATGACTATATCTATCTTTCAACCGCAAGATTTGAAACATTAGGATATTCAATCATGGAGGCCTTTGCATCAGGAAAACGAATAGCCTTATATCAAGGGGATGATAATTCTCTAAAGGATATATATAGTGGGTTTAAGTCTGTATGTTGGTTAAATAAAAATTTACCAGATGATTCACATGCGTTGCTCCAATTTCATAATACAAAAAACCAAAAAGTAAATGAAGATTTTTTACATGATCTGTCATTGGCAAAAAAACTCCTAGATACGCAAAATTATGCGTCAGATTATATAACGAAAGTTATCGATTTTCCTTTTTTAAAAAAGGAAAATTATGAGATAATTGACTTTAATGAAGCATTGGAACAAGTGAAACAACAAAGTAGTCTCAGACAAAAAAATTTCATAACAAGTTTCTATTTAAAAGTGAAAAACATTCCATTAGTGGGTGAGTTTGTTACTAAGCCAGTTTTCAAGGAGTTTGTAAAAAAGAGTTTGCGTTATTTTCGTCCCACGAAACAGAAAGACGATTTAACGCCATTAGTTGGGAAACTTAGAGATGATTTTTTCTTTATAGAATCTTTCCATGGTAAGTCTTTCGCAGGTGATCCTAAATATATCGCATTAGAGTTGAAGAAAAAGTTCCCTGAGGCGTTTATTTATGTTAGCTCAGCTGATGAATTAGTAGACATGGAAATTATGGATTATGGATTTATACCTGTACGTATTGGTAGCCCACAGTATGTGCACAAGTTTCGTAAATGTGCTTATATTTTTATGAACGGTAATTCTTTGGATAAGTCTGGGAAAGTCAAAGGGCAGAAGTTCATTCAAACATGGCATGGTTTTCCTTTAAAGAAAATGGTGGCCGATTTAAATAATCTGCAACAACGGCAAGAAGAAAGTCAAGCGTTTTTACCTCGAATGAAAAAATGGGATTATCTATTGTCATCTTCAGAGCGAAATTCAGAATTATTAAAAAGTGCTTTTATGTTAAAAGAAAATTATAGCTTAAAGTTACTGGAATATGGCGCCCCAAGAAATGCATATCTTATTAAGTATAAAGATGACGAAATAGAGCGAAAGCGTATAGTTGCGAAATATTTTAATCGTCCCTATGATGCAAATAAAAAATATATATTGTATTGTCCAACATGGAGAAAAGGTAAGCGAAACTCTGTTGCTGATTTGAATTTTAAAAAACTGATTTCATTGTTGCCGCATAATTATGAAGTAATAATTAAATTACATCCTCTTGAGTCCAATCTAGTTAATCAATATAGCAATATAGACGAGCGGGTTTATTGTTTTCAAAATGAAACATCTGATATTCAAGAGTTATTTTTAATAAGTGATATGTTGATAACAGATTATTCATCAGCAATGTTTGATTATGCTCACCTAAATAGAAAAATTATCGTGTTTCAGGAAGATGGGGGTGCGTATAATAGACAAATAGGGTGGTATTTTGACATAGAGAACCTAACAGGTATACATCCTAAAGAATATAGTGAAATTTCATTAGCAAGAGAAATATTAATGTCAAAAAATTTGAAATTATATAACGAAAAAATTATCGATACCTTTCTTAATCAAGATACAAGCAGTTCGATTAATCAGTTATTCGATGAACTTTTTAGAAGCTAGAAGTATTGTGGTTGTTTTTGATAGGAAATTTATTAATAGGTGTTGAAGATATTAAATAGGAGGAGTGGCGTTTTTGCCGATATGAATATGAAAATTGGAATAATCGGGTTTAATATTTTTGGTGTAGGTGGGACAAGCCGTAGTAATATCAATTTAATTCAAGAATTACAACAAGAAGATTGTGACATTGTTTTCTTTAATACAAGCAATTTTTCAGAAGAAGATGTAAGAGACCTCGTTAGTAGAGAAACACTAAAAAAAAATGTTTCTTTCAAAAGACTAAATGATATTTTATCGAGCGATGGGATAGATAGTTATATATTGACAAGAGAATCTTTGTTTGTCTTAGCAAGAGCCCTAAAAAGAACATATCCAAATAGTAAGATTATTGGAGAAGTTCATGCCCCCATTTATAACGTTGAAATAGGCCCAGATTTTGCTGAGGATGCTATTGATATTTATCGTGTTTCAACGGCTAATACAGCTGAATTATTAAAACGAAAACTTGGTAAAGACAATGTAATTCCTTTTTCAATTAGTATTCGTCATGTGATTTTTGTAAAGGAAATCAGGAACAAATCTAGTAAGCCAACTAACTTTTTCATTTTCTCTCGGTTTGATGAAACTTCTAAGGATATTGCGTATGCTATTTCTTTAATGAGGTATTTGGTAAAAGAAAAAAAGATGATCTCCTATAAGCTATTTATTAATGGACAAGGCGTAGGAAGAATTCTATATAAAAATCTTATTAATGCCTATGGTTTGAATGATAATGTCTTTATTAATTATGAGCCCCCAACTGATTATACATATTTGAGTACTTCAAGAGCAGAAACTTTTGGATACTCAATTATGGAAGCGCTGGGACAAGGAATGCCTGCAGTTTTATATCCCGGAGATGATGGTGTTTTAAAAGAAATCTATGGAAATCTTAAAAGTGTTGCGTGGTTGACAAAAGACGTAAAAAAAGATGCTGAAACAATAATTCAGTTTATCGAACAACCATTGTTAAACCAAGACTATCAGTGTGATATGCAATATATCAAAAAAAATTGTATTACGATAAATTACGGACGGGAATATATTGACAAGGTAATAAAAAGTGATTATACAGTGAAGTTTGATGGTAATGTAGATGCTTCTAAAATTGTAAATGAAATTTATACTTCGCATTTGGGAAATCAGACTTTATGGGGGAAGATTATTAAAAGAGGAAATAAAAATCGCTATTTTAGAAGAGTTACAAAAAGTAAAAAATTACAAAATTACACCTTAAAAGTTACTAGCCTTTTAAAAAAATCCAATCCTAATTCTGAAACTTCTATCATACAAGAAAATATACGAAATGATTACATTTTTATTGAATCTTTTCATGGCAAAAATTTTTCGGGTGATCCTAAGTATATAGCACTCGCAATAAAAGAGCGTTATCCTAATAAAAAAATATTTGTTAGTTCTACTAACCAATTAGTAGATATGGAAATATATAAATATCATTTTATCCCCCTTAGAACGGGGAGTAGTAGATATGTTTCAGTTTTTTGTCAATCTCGTTTAGTGGTGGTAAATGGTAATACTCTTGATAAAGTGGGAAAACGTGAAGGACAAATAATTTTGCAGACATGGCATGGGTTTCCATTAAAGAAAATGGTAGCTGATCTGGTTGATGAAAAAGAAAAGCAGAAACAATTAAAAGCTTTTTACCCTCGGATGCTAAAATGGGACTACTTAATAAGTAGCTCATCAAAAAACACTCAATATATTACAAGTGCATTTCAATTAGAAAAAAACCAAAATTTGAAGATTTTGGAAATTGGTGCTCCAAAGAATACGTATTTATTAGAAAATAATAATAATCTCAGCGAGTTGGAACGTTTGCATTTAAAATATTTTGGTACTGAAGTAAACGGAAGAAAGTATATTTTGTACTGTCCTACTTGGCGCCAAGAAAAACGTGATGATCTATCTGCTCTTGATTTGAAAAAAATGATCAGTTTGTTACCGATAAATTATCATTTGATTGTTAAACTGCATCCTAATGAAGCTTATTTACGACGACATTATGCTAATATTGATCCGCGTATTCATTGTTTTTACAATGACATTACAGATATTCAAGAACTTTATTTGCTTTCTGAAACACTAATTACAGATTATTCTTCCGCTATGTTTGATTTTGCTCATACTAGAAAAAAAATTATCGTATTACAAGAAGATAAAAAGCAGTATGCACAGAACATCGGTTGGTATTTTGATTTAGAAGACTTGACAGGTTTAATGGGTAGATCTTATACAGAAGAAGAACTGGTTAGAGAAATAATTGAACCTGAGATGGACTTTTATAATGAAATTATTAGTGATGTTTTAATGAGTAACGATACAGAAGATTCTACAAATGAGTTGATGAAAATTTTATCGAGAGATGTCTTTATGGAGGAGAAAAATGGAAATTGTTAAGAGTAATCAGAGCAATCAACTTTTTAATAAAATTTTTAAGCGTACGAAAATCTATAGGATAGATGATAAAATCGATTTAACTCAGGAAAAGATAGGTATCGAATTAGGTGAATACCATAATTTATTAAAAAGTGCAACGCTAAATCAAGATTCTGCTAATTTACTTCGCAAATTAAATGATAATGGCTACATTTTATATTGGTATAAAAATAGAATTAGCTATTTTGTGAAAAATGATAAAATGAATACTATTTGGCAACGAAATGACTTATTGCAGCTCGGTAACTTTCTTTTTACGATAAACGAACCAGAAAATTTAGGTGAATCCGAAGATAATAGCTTAATTGTTGTCTTTTCCTCATATCCTAACACTCGTGCAGATGCTCTAAGTTCGAAAATCACAAGAAGGGTATTTCCTGACTTTTTTTCTAATATAGATAGTTACATTATAGGAAGCACTATTGTACTTCGAATTATGGACAGCTGTAGTCTGTATGGAAGTGCGTATATGAATACAAAGACTAATACAGAAATTGAAACAAATGTTCAAAATATAATTTCTGAAGTTAAAGAAAAATACGGAATACAATCAAACAAAGTAATTTTGACTGGAAGTCATAAGGGAGCTGTAGCTGCGCTATATCATTCTTATCTCGGTAATTATGTAAGTGTAGTTTGCGATCCTCAGTCAGAATTTGAAACACGAGGAAACGAAGACTTAGCTGCGCTAATTGACTTTATGCCTAAAATTGACGTTGAAGAGAAATTTGAGGACTTTAGAAAACAAGAAAACAAAGTAATAGTTAATAGTGCTACACCTTGCATGGATTTGGATGGAACAGTGAAAAATTTAGTAGATAGCATCATATTGCCATACGAATACAATAATGACGATGGTAATTTTAACTTGAACCTTCGTGTAGGATTAAGCGTGATAATGAATCAATGGCTTTTAAAAGATATTTGCATGTCAAATAACGATTGAAGGATAGAATATCATTTTATAATCGATTAATAAAGAGTTAACAGTATTTGACAAATGGAAAATGGAACGAGGATAATAAGTATCCAAAGGCGCATATATCCATTTTCCTTGTTTTTTGGTGATGTGTGTGAATAAACAAAATTAATTTATTTTTATTACGGGTATTATAAGGAGTGAAAATATGAAAAGTAAAAAAATTTTGTGTCTTTTAGCAATAGTTGTGTGTCTTTTCTTTCCAAGTATAGGTTTTGCTGAAAAGAACGATACGATAAATTCTAATATTTCTATTTCAACAACCAATAACTCTACACAGTATATAGAGCAGGATTCTAAAGAAAATGCAGTAACTCAATCCAACGAAAAGACCACTACAACTTCTAGCACGATGGAACAAGAATTTTATGATGAAAATGATAATGGTTCCTCTTCGACTGAAACGTTTGATATGAAAAACGATACTATATCAACAACCGATAAAGTAAAAAAGAATCAGGTTAAAACAGATGAAAGTTACATAGATAATACGAATTATGGTAAGTCGAGATCAGATTTATCATCGTCTGCTAATCTTCGTCAAGGTGTTATGAGAAGTTCTATCTATTTGCCGGCAGTAAGCGCTTCAAATCCCAATACGCCACGAAAAGATTTTATCGATGTTTCATCTCACAATGGAGCGATAAGCGTAAATGAATATAGGGAAATGATGAAGTATGGAGTGCAAGGGGTAATTGTTAAATTAACAGAAGCAACTAGCTATCGAAACCCCTACGCTAAAAGTCAAATTTTGAATGCAAAAAAGGCAGGATTAAATGTTTCCGCATATCATTATAGTTGGTTTACAACAAGTGCCAGTGCAATAAAGGAAGCAGATTATTTTGTTAAATATGCAAAAGAGTTAGGACTAGGTGTAGATACTGTAATGGTAAACGACCTTGAAGAACCCAAAATTGAGGGAAATAAGTATCATTCCCAGAACTCACTTTCCTTTGAAAAGAGGTTGAAAGAAAACGGGTATTCGAATGTCTGCCATTATTTCGGTGCATCGTGGATTGACAACGGGAAAATTAATACTGCTTTATTAGGTAAGAGTAAAATTTGGGCGGCTGCTTATTTTTATTCCATTACTACTAGCCACAAATATACTCATCTTGGTTCTTGGCAATGGTCTCCACGATTATCATTTCCTGGTATAAAAGGTGAATTTGATATTTCTGCTGACTATTCAAAATATTTTACAAAACCTGTAGCATTAAAAAAAGGAACTAGCGTTATATTGAAAAAAGATGCGAGTTACTTCGTTAGTGGTAATTCCATTAGTGAAACTGATAGAAAAAAAGCTTATATTATAACTGGTTCAAAAGTTATTACTGGTCAAAATAAAATTATTTATAATTTAAAGGGCTTAACAGAACAAGTATATGGGGAAAATATTCAAGTTCAAACTAGTTCTTTCCCATATATATCTTTAGGAAAAACTGTTTCAATTAAACCAACTGGTAATTTGGATATTGATGGAAATGTAATTGTAATTGATGATAAGAAGAAAATATATACAATTAAAGCTGTCAAAGATATTCCTAAAAAATACGCTAGTATAAGGGCATATCAGCTAAAAGAAAATGGTAAGTGGTACTATGAAGCCGATATTCAAGAACAAAATAGTAGTTTTAAACAACAACCGAACGGAATGAGTTTTAAAATAAAAAGTTCAGCTAATTTATTTTATGATGGGACCAAAATATCATCTAATGCCAAAAAAAATATTGGGGTGATAACCAATATGAAGTTAATACCAAAAAAATATAATAGTATTCGTATTTATCAAGATTCCAAAACAAAAAAATATTTATATGAATCAGATATAACACCACTATATAGCGAAATTCCTAGGTCTAGTAGTATCGTGATTAAAGCAAATGCCTATTATTATCAAAGCGGAGGCCAGATTCCTTCTAATTATAAAAATAGTGCATTCGTTGTGACAGATATGAAGAACATTAATCAAAAATACAATAGTGTTCGTGCCTATCGGATTAGAAACACCAATAATTGGCTGTATGAGAATGATATAATCTATCAGACAAGCGTTTATCCATATATATCGCTAGGATCCAAAGTATACTTAAAACAAAGCGCAAACTTGGATTACTCTGGTAGAAAAATTGAAAGTAGCGATAGAGGAAAAGTATTTAAGATTGGTTCTGTACGGGATATTCCCAAAAAATATGGTAGTATACGTATTTATCAAGACTCGAAAACAAAAAGGTGGTATTATGAAGCGGATATTAATAAAGTATAAATAAAAACGTATTAAAGATGATTAAGGTGTCTATAATTACACCGATAAGAAACAAAAAATCAAATATAGGAAATCTGTTAAAATTATAATTTCACATCCATCTCTTTTCGTGTATAATGGTACAAGCTAGTATCATGAAAGTAAGGAGGAGTTGTTTTGTCTAAACAACATCCGGAAGAAGAATCTTTTAAAGACAAGATTTTAAATTCGTTAAATAACTCAGATGAGGAAACTTCAAAGTCTGATAGAAGTTCAACTCGTCAAGGTCAACAAAATAGAAGTAGTTCGGCAAGTAGGCAACGCGACCGTTTAAATGTTTCGCAAGAGCCTGTTGGTACTAGAAGAAGTAGTGGCGCAAAAAGTAAGGCGCAAAATACTAAAAAAAGTGTGCCAACGAAAAAAGACGACAAAGAAGCAAAAAAGCCACCTATTAAAAAAAGTACTAGAAAAGAAAACGTAAGTAATAATGCCAAAACGCCACTCAGTGTATCTTCAGATGAAATGCAGCGCAGAAAGATGCGTCAAAAAGAAGACCGCATCGTTAGTAAAATTGTAACAGTTGTGGTGGTTGCCTTATTGGTTATTGGTGGTATTTTAGGTTTTTCAGTTTATCGTTATGTATCAAGCAGCTTGCAACCGTTAGATTCTGGCAGTAAAAAGACTATTGCAGTAGAGATTCCTAGTGGTTCATCAAATAAACAGATTGGTGAGATTTTGCAAGAAGACAAGGTGATTAAAAGTGGTATGGTATTTAATTACTATACAAAATTTAATAATTTGACAGGGTTTCAAGCTGGTAGTTATCATTTTTCTCCTGCCATGACATTAGAAGAAATTAGTAAAAGTCTGCAAGGTGGTGGTGCTGGTACTGCTGGAGCAGATGCGAAGTTAACTATTCCAGAAGGCGTCGACATTGACAAAATTGGTGATATTATTGCTAAAGATACGAAAATTAAAAAATCTGATTTTACTGACCTAATGAAAAATGAAGATTTCTTTAAAAAGATGCAAGAAAAATATCCGGATCTTTTAGCAAGTGCTGCAAAGGCAAAAGGTGTCCGGTATCGTTTAGAAGGTTACTTGTTCCCCGCAACTTATGATTATTATAAGACGTCCTCGTTAGAAGATATTGTTACACAAATGATTGATAAAACCAATACTGTATTGTCAGCTTACTATGATACTATTAAGCAAAAGAATATGGATGTACAAGAGGTTCTAACACTTGCTTCTTTAGTTGAAAAAGAAGGGGTAACCGAGACAGATCGCAAAAAGATTGCCCAAGTATTCTTTAATCGAATTGCTGCTGGCATGCCATTGCAATCAGATATTTCAATTTTATATGCATTGGGTGAGCATAAAGAAAAAGTTTATAATAAGGATTTACAAGTAGACTCACCGTATAATTTATATACGAATACCGGTTATGGACCAGGGCCGTTTGATAGTCCAAGTGAACAATCAATTAAAGCTGTATTAGAGCCAACACCAAATAATTACTATTACTTTGTCGCAGACATCAAAACAGGTAAAGTTTATTATGCTGAAACATATGAAGAGCATTTGGTTTTAGTTGAAAAATATGTAAATAATTAAATAAATGACGTTTACATTTTAAAAAAAGCATGGTAACCTTTTCGGTATTAATCGCGAAAAGGTTACTATTTGCGATTTTAGAGTTGAAAATGAAGGAGAAATTACCATGGTAGAAAAAGTTTATCCAATGACAGTTGAAGGTAAAGAAAAATTGGAACAAGAATTAGAAGAGTTGAAAACAGTAAAACGTGGCGAAATTATCGAGCGTATTAAAATCGCACGTGGATTTGGTGACTTATCAGAAAACTCTGAGTATGAGTCTGCTAAAGATGAACAAGCATTTGTGGAAGGCAGAATTACGACTTTAGAAAATATG
The genomic region above belongs to Enterococcus saigonensis and contains:
- a CDS encoding CDP-glycerol glycerophosphotransferase family protein, translated to MMKIGIIGYDIFGTGGTKRSNLNLINEFSIHGDEIIFFNLLPFSNKQVKSIQSDLEMPKNISFFSLQQFPNVIACDSYILTRESMFSFARYIKFMWPRAVVVGEVHAPLDLIEPELDLGTDAIDVYRVATENIKKRFMKRLNLNNVVSFPISGRHIDFSEKEIQKNNKLINFVIYSRFDERQKDISYAIKLVDYLVHGLGNNKIRLFLNGTGKAEGFYRKLITFYKLTDYVFINQTMPDDYIYLSTARFETLGYSIMEAFASGKRIALYQGDDNSLKDIYSGFKSVCWLNKNLPDDSHALLQFHNTKNQKVNEDFLHDLSLAKKLLDTQNYASDYITKVIDFPFLKKENYEIIDFNEALEQVKQQSSLRQKNFITSFYLKVKNIPLVGEFVTKPVFKEFVKKSLRYFRPTKQKDDLTPLVGKLRDDFFFIESFHGKSFAGDPKYIALELKKKFPEAFIYVSSADELVDMEIMDYGFIPVRIGSPQYVHKFRKCAYIFMNGNSLDKSGKVKGQKFIQTWHGFPLKKMVADLNNLQQRQEESQAFLPRMKKWDYLLSSSERNSELLKSAFMLKENYSLKLLEYGAPRNAYLIKYKDDEIERKRIVAKYFNRPYDANKKYILYCPTWRKGKRNSVADLNFKKLISLLPHNYEVIIKLHPLESNLVNQYSNIDERVYCFQNETSDIQELFLISDMLITDYSSAMFDYAHLNRKIIVFQEDGGAYNRQIGWYFDIENLTGIHPKEYSEISLAREILMSKNLKLYNEKIIDTFLNQDTSSSINQLFDELFRS
- a CDS encoding WecB/TagA/CpsF family glycosyltransferase, coding for MRELILGLPVDQITYGDILTEVPKFLASNRKMSIISVNPQIALEAKKYPSVVDLIEKSTHRIPDGIGIVLVSKMTGGKIKERVAGFDLMVKLLEYADKTQKKCFFYGAKPEILKSTIKNIHKDYPNLIVAGSIDGYTKMTNHEIVTQMNAVQPDFVFVALGFPRQELWLAENMASVNGRVFQDVGGSFDVLSGHVKRAPEFFIKTHLEWLYRSLSNPTRIGRIVQLPIFAVKSLWWKMRNGGRD
- the mltG gene encoding endolytic transglycosylase MltG, whose translation is MSKQHPEEESFKDKILNSLNNSDEETSKSDRSSTRQGQQNRSSSASRQRDRLNVSQEPVGTRRSSGAKSKAQNTKKSVPTKKDDKEAKKPPIKKSTRKENVSNNAKTPLSVSSDEMQRRKMRQKEDRIVSKIVTVVVVALLVIGGILGFSVYRYVSSSLQPLDSGSKKTIAVEIPSGSSNKQIGEILQEDKVIKSGMVFNYYTKFNNLTGFQAGSYHFSPAMTLEEISKSLQGGGAGTAGADAKLTIPEGVDIDKIGDIIAKDTKIKKSDFTDLMKNEDFFKKMQEKYPDLLASAAKAKGVRYRLEGYLFPATYDYYKTSSLEDIVTQMIDKTNTVLSAYYDTIKQKNMDVQEVLTLASLVEKEGVTETDRKKIAQVFFNRIAAGMPLQSDISILYALGEHKEKVYNKDLQVDSPYNLYTNTGYGPGPFDSPSEQSIKAVLEPTPNNYYYFVADIKTGKVYYAETYEEHLVLVEKYVNN
- a CDS encoding GH25 family lysozyme yields the protein MKSKKILCLLAIVVCLFFPSIGFAEKNDTINSNISISTTNNSTQYIEQDSKENAVTQSNEKTTTTSSTMEQEFYDENDNGSSSTETFDMKNDTISTTDKVKKNQVKTDESYIDNTNYGKSRSDLSSSANLRQGVMRSSIYLPAVSASNPNTPRKDFIDVSSHNGAISVNEYREMMKYGVQGVIVKLTEATSYRNPYAKSQILNAKKAGLNVSAYHYSWFTTSASAIKEADYFVKYAKELGLGVDTVMVNDLEEPKIEGNKYHSQNSLSFEKRLKENGYSNVCHYFGASWIDNGKINTALLGKSKIWAAAYFYSITTSHKYTHLGSWQWSPRLSFPGIKGEFDISADYSKYFTKPVALKKGTSVILKKDASYFVSGNSISETDRKKAYIITGSKVITGQNKIIYNLKGLTEQVYGENIQVQTSSFPYISLGKTVSIKPTGNLDIDGNVIVIDDKKKIYTIKAVKDIPKKYASIRAYQLKENGKWYYEADIQEQNSSFKQQPNGMSFKIKSSANLFYDGTKISSNAKKNIGVITNMKLIPKKYNSIRIYQDSKTKKYLYESDITPLYSEIPRSSSIVIKANAYYYQSGGQIPSNYKNSAFVVTDMKNINQKYNSVRAYRIRNTNNWLYENDIIYQTSVYPYISLGSKVYLKQSANLDYSGRKIESSDRGKVFKIGSVRDIPKKYGSIRIYQDSKTKRWYYEADINKV
- a CDS encoding CDP-glycerol glycerophosphotransferase family protein, whose product is MLKILNRRSGVFADMNMKIGIIGFNIFGVGGTSRSNINLIQELQQEDCDIVFFNTSNFSEEDVRDLVSRETLKKNVSFKRLNDILSSDGIDSYILTRESLFVLARALKRTYPNSKIIGEVHAPIYNVEIGPDFAEDAIDIYRVSTANTAELLKRKLGKDNVIPFSISIRHVIFVKEIRNKSSKPTNFFIFSRFDETSKDIAYAISLMRYLVKEKKMISYKLFINGQGVGRILYKNLINAYGLNDNVFINYEPPTDYTYLSTSRAETFGYSIMEALGQGMPAVLYPGDDGVLKEIYGNLKSVAWLTKDVKKDAETIIQFIEQPLLNQDYQCDMQYIKKNCITINYGREYIDKVIKSDYTVKFDGNVDASKIVNEIYTSHLGNQTLWGKIIKRGNKNRYFRRVTKSKKLQNYTLKVTSLLKKSNPNSETSIIQENIRNDYIFIESFHGKNFSGDPKYIALAIKERYPNKKIFVSSTNQLVDMEIYKYHFIPLRTGSSRYVSVFCQSRLVVVNGNTLDKVGKREGQIILQTWHGFPLKKMVADLVDEKEKQKQLKAFYPRMLKWDYLISSSSKNTQYITSAFQLEKNQNLKILEIGAPKNTYLLENNNNLSELERLHLKYFGTEVNGRKYILYCPTWRQEKRDDLSALDLKKMISLLPINYHLIVKLHPNEAYLRRHYANIDPRIHCFYNDITDIQELYLLSETLITDYSSAMFDFAHTRKKIIVLQEDKKQYAQNIGWYFDLEDLTGLMGRSYTEEELVREIIEPEMDFYNEIISDVLMSNDTEDSTNELMKILSRDVFMEEKNGNC
- a CDS encoding XcbB/CpsF family capsular polysaccharide biosynthesis protein; amino-acid sequence: MEIVKSNQSNQLFNKIFKRTKIYRIDDKIDLTQEKIGIELGEYHNLLKSATLNQDSANLLRKLNDNGYILYWYKNRISYFVKNDKMNTIWQRNDLLQLGNFLFTINEPENLGESEDNSLIVVFSSYPNTRADALSSKITRRVFPDFFSNIDSYIIGSTIVLRIMDSCSLYGSAYMNTKTNTEIETNVQNIISEVKEKYGIQSNKVILTGSHKGAVAALYHSYLGNYVSVVCDPQSEFETRGNEDLAALIDFMPKIDVEEKFEDFRKQENKVIVNSATPCMDLDGTVKNLVDSIILPYEYNNDDGNFNLNLRVGLSVIMNQWLLKDICMSNND